The Stomoxys calcitrans chromosome 3, idStoCalc2.1, whole genome shotgun sequence genome includes a region encoding these proteins:
- the LOC106083360 gene encoding uncharacterized protein K02A2.6 produces MPLEENDIRLLSKMFADAIQQSTSAAASAAAAAATSSISQRDATPRNAMPPVSIPACKMGDSTSNRTTRVICWFIWARIFIIHLKFWKRNQYAESIRYRQVVQEKEEALSDFVLRLRKAATHCNYAEFLDRMLTEQLLYGLQSRDICDEIISREPRTFNEAYEIAQRLEASHRSSVEMKCNVNNSNPIEETTCKVAFSTTRFKNKPKDEVRGHETSGVVVAKCYGCGGNHQRSKCKFRNASCFVCSKTGHIAKVCKSRTGQISEDDCDDGEIQRLNAMFSQNGSRSNKHMIEPRINGVKIQMELDTGAPCGIMSRNTFRSRIGDQRLLKTDRRFTSYTGHRIECVGRVAVNVSVGLSTRKLNLYVVDGDFDALFGREWISQFVNEIDFVRLFSSEPVMSIKTATPHLSPEELSRLQSTLSKFDGIFGDTAGKLDFPPVKLNLRPDVRPVFAKARDVPFALKSIYAAEIDKKIASGFYKKVDFSEWASTTHIVSKKDGGIRITGNYKPTVNPRIIIDEHPIPKTENLFNNLHGIDDELAHALTLNTPTHGLIRPTRAVYGAANIPAIWQRTMETILQGINNVCNFFDDILIYADSFDNLLATLEATLTRLREKGLKLNRSKCVFAAPAVEFLGHKIDEYGVHKSDRHVAAVRDAPKPSNHDELQLFLGKANYYASFIADLSTKSRPLRDVMSQKPFKWTVSAEKAYIDIKNALISDQVLMPYEPSAPLLLATDASGISLGAVLSHRLPDGRERPIAFASRTLTATERKYPQIDKEALAIVWAVNKFFLYVYGRHFTLISDHKPLTQIVDPSKSLPVLCISRMANYANFLANFNFTVEFKTTKANTNADYCSRAMRVDGACNTITEYDDFDGFLINQIDQLPTNATKETRKDEKLGPILRILESGKSLQAHGYRSPEINYRLSGGCLIFEHRVVIPETLRVKILQDLHSAHLGIVKMKGIARSFVYWPGIDKEIENVAKSCKDCAENANDPPKFRDHHWQYPKSPWERIHVDYAGPFLGSMLLIVTDAYSKWIEVKVRPTSISSATITILDELFATYGVPTMLVSDNGTCFPSIEFKDYLTKIGVRYHKFTAPYHPSTNGQAERSVQTVKNAMKALGANKSSLQKHLNTFLRQYRIAPHSTTGQAPAVLFLGRNLRTQLDLILPQDLTTKMIEKQYMQFNATFRSFDNFQNVYFLSNNNRMPKWLPGVICRRIGDLYYEILYEGKCVKRHIDQIRSRTEPNSAANTSIEYQQSQDASTRWKRIHINSRLSTTHDSQTSQQQDTNSSLQDDFPNTNTSYTTNFSTPLSDFHGFPNSEENNGNGDLIPRDQDVILEDGSMQEDPGYQGRGSYFHHNRSYAREELLCIDLAS; encoded by the exons ATGCCACTGGAGGAGAATGACATACGATTATTATCGAAGATGTTTGCTGATGCGATTCAGCAATCAACGTCGGCGGCTGCGAGCGCGGCTGCGGCTGCGGCGACATCAAGTATTTCACAACGAGATGCAACACCAAGGAATGCAATGCCACCAGTGTCGATTCCGGCTTGTAAGATGGGCGATTCCACTTCA AATCGGACTACAAGAGTTATATGCTGGTTCATATGGGCGCGGATCTTTATAATTCACTTAAAGTTCTG GAAGCGCAACCAGTATGCAGAAAGTATAAGATATCGCCAGGTTGTGCAAGAAAAAGAGGAAGCACTGTCTGACTTTGTGCTGAGACTAAGGAAAGCTGCGACGCATTGTAACTACGCAGAGTTTCTGGACCGTATGCTTACGGAACAATTGCTTTACGGGCTCCAATCAAGAGACATTTGTGATGAGATAATTTCCAGGGAGCCAAGGACTTTTAATGAGGCCTACGAgatagcgcaaaggttagagGCTTCACATAGATCTTCTGTTGAGATGAAATGTAATGTTAATAATTCTAACCCAATTGAGGAGACTACTTGCAAAGTTGCGTTTAGCACAACGCGTTTTAAAAACAAACCGAAGGATGAAGTTAGGGGGCATGAGACCTCcggtgttgttgttgcaaaatgCTACGGGTGTGGTGGAAATCATCAAAGGAGTAAGTGTAAGTTCCGAAATGCGTCTTGTTTCGTGTGTAGCAAGACAGGCCATATTGCGAAAGTGTGTAAGTCCAGAACTGGCCAAATTTCGGAAGACGACTGTGATGATGGCGAAATACAACGATTGAACGCAATGTTTTCTCAAAATGGTTCAAGATCAAACAAGCACATGATTGAGCCAAGGATaaatggtgtaaaaattcaaatggAGTTGGACACTGGCGCACCATGTGGTATAATGAGTAGAAATACATTTCGATCACGGATTGGGGACCAGAGGTTACTAAAGACTGACCGGCGTTTTACAAGTTACACTGGGCATAGAATAGAGTGTGTTGGGCGTGTAGCCGTCAATGTGTCTGTTGGTCTATCTACTCGCAAGCTGAACTTGTATGTCGTCGATGGTGATTTCGACGCGCTATTTGGAAGGGAGTGGATTTCTCAATTTGTGAATGAGATTGATTTTGTCAGATTGTTTTCTTCGGAGCCTGTCATGAGTATTAAAACTGCCACACCGCATTTATCACCTGAGGAGCTGAGTAGACTACAGAGTACATTATCAAAGTTTGACGGAATATTTGGAGATACTGCTGGTAAGTTGGATTTTCCACCAGTAAAATTGAATTTGCGTCCGGACGTTAGACCAGTTTTTGCCAAGGCCAGGGATGTTCCATTTGCATTAAAGAGTATATACGCCGCGGAAATTGATAAGAAAATAGCTTCTGGGTTTTACAAGAAGGTCGATTTCTCAGAGTGGGCATCGACTACTCATATAGTTTCTAAGAAGGATGGTGGCATACGTATAACGGGTAACTACAAACCGACGGTTAACCCTAGAATTATAATAGATGAACATCCCATCCCAAAAACcgaaaatttatttaacaacTTGCACGGG ATTGATGATGAATTGGCGCATGCACTTACGTTAAATACCCCAACACACGGGTTAATACGACCAACAAGGGCTGTTTATGGGGCTGCCAATATACCAGCTATTTGGCAAAGGACTATGGAGACCATCCTGCAGGGCATAAACAATGTGTGCAACTTCTTCGACGACATCTTGATATATGCCGATAGTTTTGATAACTTATTAGCAACTCTGGAGGCGACATTAACCCGTTTGAGAGAAAAGGGTTTAAAACTTAACAGATCCAAGTGTGTGTTCGCGGCTCCAGCGGTTGAATTTCTTGGGCACAAGATTGATGAGTATGGCGTTCATAAGTCGGATAGACATGTAGCGGCAGTAAGAGATGCACCAAAACCAAGTAACCATGACGAACTGCAATTGTTTCTTGGAAAGGCTAATTATTATGCATCTTTTATAGCAGATTTATCTACAAAGAGCAGGCCGTTGCGTGATGTAATGTCACAAAAGCCTTTTAAGTGGACAGTGAGTGCGGAAAAAGCGTACAttgatattaaaaatgcacTAATATCTGATCAAGTCTTAATGCCCTACGAACCGTCGGCACCACTACTGCTAGCAACAGACGCGAGTGGCATTAGCTTAGGCGCCGTTTTATCGCATAGATTGCCTGATGGTCGCGAAAGGCCTATTGCCTTTGCTAGCAGGACTTTGACAGCGACCGAACGTAAGTATCCTCAAATCGATAAGGAGGCACTAGCCATTGTTTGGGCGGTAAATAAGTTCTTTCTTTATGTGTATGGCCGCCACTTCACCCttatttcggaccataaaccgTTGACACAGATAGTGGATCCGTCGAAGTCTTTGCCAGTTTTATGCATAAGCCGTATGGCCAACTACGCTAATTTTTTGGCGAATTTCAATTTCACTGTCGAGTTCAAGACCACGAAGGCAAATACGAACGCCGACTACTGTTCTAGAGCAATGCGAGTGGACGGAGCTTGTAACACAATTACTGAATATGACGACTTCGATGGATTTCTAATTAACCAAATAGATCAACTTCCTACTAATGCTACTAAGGAAACAAGGAAAGATGAGAAATTAGGTCCAATCTTACGAATTTTAGAGAGTGGTAAATCTCTCCAAGCACATGGGTATAGATCTCCCGAGATTAATTACAGGTTATCAGGAGGATGTCTCATCTTTGAACATCGAGTGGTGATTCCAGAAACGCTACGTGTGAAAATTCTGCAGGATTTGCATTCGGCTCACTTAGGGATCGtaaaaatgaaaggcattgcaAGGTCATTCGTTTACTGGCCTGGAATTGATAAGGAAATTGAGAATGTTGCGAAAAGCTGCAAGGACTGTGCAGAAAATGCAAACGATCCACCAAAGTTTAGAGACCACCACTGGCAATATCCGAAATCACCATGGGAGCGCATACACGTAGATTATGCTGGACCTTTCTTAGGATCCATGTTACTAATAGTAACAGATGCTTACAGTAAGTGGATTGAGGTGAAAGTGAGACCTACCAGCATATCGAGCGCTACGATCACCATTCTAGATGAATTATTCGCCACTTATGGAGTACCAACAATGCTTGTTTCAGATAATGGTACTTGTTTTCCTTCAATAGAATTCAAAGACTACCTCACAAAGATTGGAGTGAGATATCATAAATTCACAGCCCCCTACCATCCGTCCACAAATGGTCAGGCGGAACGATCAGTTCAAACAGTCAAGAATGCCATGAAGGCCTTGGGGGCAAACAAAAGCAGtttacaaaaacatttgaaTACATTTCTACGCCAATATAGAATTGCCCCGCATTCAACAACGGGACAAGCCCCTGCAGTCTTGTTCCTGGGTAGGAATTTAAGAACTCAGTTGGATTTAATATTGCCACAAGACTTAACAACCAAGATGATTGAGAAGCAATATATGCAGTTTAACGCAACGTTCCGTTCTTTTGATAACTtccaaaatgtttattttctcTCCAACAATAATCGGATGCCAAAGTGGCTACCTGGAGTAATATGTCGGCGAATAGGTGACTTGtactatgaaattttatatgagggCAAATGTGTAAAAAGGCACATCGATCAAATTCGATCCAGAACTGAGCCTAATAGTGCGGCGAATACCTCGATAGAATACCAACAGTCACAGGATGCGTCGACTAGGTGGAAACGAATTCATATAAACAGCAGACTATCAACTACACACGATTCCCAAACATCTCAACAACAAGATACAAATTCGTCGTTGCAAGACGATTTTCCGAATACCAACACCTCGTATACGACAAATTTTTCTACTCCATTGTCGGACTTTCATGGTTTTCCCAACTCGGAAGAGAATAATGGTAATGGAGATTTAATTCCTCGAGATCAGGATGTAATTCTAGAAGATGGAAGTATGCAAGAAGACCCAGGATACCAAGGAAGAGGATCATATTTTCACCATAACAGATCCTATGCGAGGGAAGAATTGTTATGTATTGATCTGGCATCATGA